The following are encoded in a window of Flavobacterium psychrotrophum genomic DNA:
- a CDS encoding RagB/SusD family nutrient uptake outer membrane protein, translating to MKRINFKTLMLASVTTLLLTGCNDEILDETPRATYTPEYFKTEAGIYGGLTGMYAHLRYIYGQGYYYNSCLTGTDEVTYAQSADGNFKDMDMSGVGQITGTTSRTDVLWGAAWTNINSASGIIQYGSEAGISEALLSEARFFRAFDYFLLVQTFGGVPLDMGSGELKFNITPTRTSVRNTVPEVYTKAVFPDLLTAIENLPDAARVKGGVTKTVARLYLAKAYLTFAWWLDNPNGIATYPDAPRTDPDGHNSQWYYQQAYDVAVAGINNPGAYALQPTYYDVNVASNDRNSEILLYADHTQGSEFYNGGSLTYGNGGAPDNFASWLMTWNYTEMRSASNTSQSTLISSVQREASQPLGRPWTRMCPTINVVTGTFADKTNDSRYDGTFTTVYRGNWNKAGVANATLYNANNLTVAPGDAILTFLDEEPSQSIDYSNGTYKSNIGAGVLPGRADYVVSPQGISRRVYPGLWKIGPYRTDSGTGLGQPNAASTRPFNIAKFSELYFVAAEAAVKGAVTQGGRSARDLVNVIRARAGKWRWDNGANAARVEDNSAAITAATPATIDVNYILAERSREYYGEGYRWFDLVRTQKWNELASSYSICGPNVGDHTPQTFTRTIEPHMYLRPIPQGQLDAMTGDVLSYQNPGYN from the coding sequence ATGAAAAGAATAAATTTTAAAACATTAATGCTGGCATCTGTAACAACCTTATTGCTTACAGGGTGTAATGATGAGATTTTAGATGAAACGCCTCGCGCTACATATACGCCAGAATATTTTAAAACAGAAGCCGGTATATATGGCGGTTTAACAGGTATGTATGCCCATCTTCGCTATATTTATGGGCAGGGCTATTATTATAACTCTTGCCTTACAGGTACAGATGAGGTAACCTATGCACAAAGTGCCGATGGTAACTTTAAAGACATGGATATGTCTGGCGTGGGGCAAATTACCGGTACAACAAGCCGTACAGATGTACTTTGGGGTGCTGCATGGACTAATATAAATAGTGCCAGTGGTATTATACAATACGGCTCTGAGGCAGGAATATCTGAGGCATTATTATCTGAAGCCCGTTTTTTCCGTGCATTTGATTACTTCCTGCTTGTACAAACATTTGGTGGTGTGCCGCTGGATATGGGGTCTGGGGAGCTTAAATTTAATATAACCCCTACCAGGACTTCTGTAAGAAATACGGTTCCTGAAGTGTATACAAAAGCCGTTTTCCCTGATCTTTTAACAGCCATAGAAAACTTGCCCGATGCAGCCCGTGTAAAGGGAGGTGTTACTAAAACGGTAGCCCGCCTTTATCTTGCTAAAGCATACTTAACATTTGCCTGGTGGCTGGATAACCCTAACGGAATAGCTACCTATCCTGATGCGCCAAGAACAGACCCTGACGGGCATAATTCGCAATGGTACTATCAGCAGGCTTATGATGTAGCTGTTGCAGGTATTAATAACCCTGGCGCATATGCATTACAACCTACATACTACGATGTTAACGTAGCAAGTAATGATCGTAACAGCGAAATTTTATTATATGCAGACCATACACAAGGCAGTGAGTTTTATAACGGCGGAAGCCTTACTTATGGTAATGGTGGCGCGCCGGATAACTTTGCAAGCTGGTTAATGACCTGGAACTATACAGAAATGCGTAGCGCATCTAACACGTCACAATCTACTCTTATAAGTTCTGTACAGCGTGAAGCCTCACAACCGTTAGGACGCCCGTGGACACGTATGTGCCCTACTATTAATGTTGTAACAGGTACGTTTGCAGATAAAACAAACGACTCACGCTATGATGGTACTTTTACAACGGTATACCGTGGTAACTGGAACAAGGCCGGAGTAGCTAACGCCACGCTTTACAATGCAAATAATCTTACGGTAGCTCCCGGAGATGCGATATTAACCTTCCTTGACGAAGAACCATCGCAATCAATTGATTATTCTAATGGTACTTACAAAAGCAATATTGGAGCCGGTGTGCTGCCGGGCAGAGCAGATTATGTAGTTTCGCCACAGGGAATAAGCCGCAGGGTATATCCTGGATTATGGAAAATAGGACCGTACCGTACCGATAGTGGTACAGGCCTTGGCCAGCCAAATGCTGCAAGTACACGACCGTTTAATATTGCAAAATTCTCAGAACTTTATTTTGTAGCTGCAGAGGCTGCTGTAAAAGGAGCCGTAACTCAAGGTGGCAGGAGTGCAAGAGATCTTGTAAATGTTATACGTGCACGTGCAGGTAAATGGCGTTGGGATAATGGTGCTAATGCTGCCAGGGTAGAAGATAACAGTGCAGCAATTACTGCAGCTACTCCGGCTACTATAGATGTTAATTATATACTTGCTGAGCGATCTCGCGAATACTATGGTGAAGGCTACCGTTGGTTTGACCTTGTAAGGACACAAAAATGGAACGAATTAGCTTCAAGCTATAGCATTTGTGGCCCTAATGTTGGCGACCATACGCCACAAACCTTTACCCGTACTATAGAACCACATATGTACCTTAGGCCTATACCGCAGGGACAGTTAGATGCTATGACAGGAGATGTTTTAAGCTATCAAAATCCGGGATACAATTAA
- a CDS encoding sialate O-acetylesterase, with product MPKLISNGMVLQHSEKLKIWGWAAPGETVMLAFEAKTYKATANATGEWVIALPPHKPGGPYSMVFRASNAVTVTNILFGDVWLCSGQSNMELGMNRLMDTYPEEATAANDNIRQFLVPDVPVFKGRQADLEAGKWDAVSSATIADFSGVAYFFAKALYKKYHIPVGIINSALGGSPAQAWISEDGLKKFPGYYSELQEFKGDNLIAKIKEEDKNNSASWHKELNAKDIGLKNDWKKADFDDSKWDDFTLPGYWADGAAGNVNGAFWFRKTIDVPPGMAGKAARLELGRIVDADSVFVNNVFVGNTTYQYPPRKYKIDAGILKPGKNTIVVRVINSGGKGGFVLDKPYKLYAGSDTINLAGAWKYKQGCTMQPAKSQTFFTTKAGGLYNAMIAPLQNYTIKGALWYQGESNTAKPDEYFELMKTLIADWRSGWGKEFPFLYVQLPGFMDEKKEPGNSNWATLRDGQAKLLSVKNTAMAVTLDLGEWNDIHPLNKKDVGERLALNAEKLLYGDKSIVASGPTLKTIKREGSKLILTYENVGTGLTIKNGGALKYFAIAGKDGKYVWAKAEIKGENQVVVWSDAVIDPVSVSYAWADNPATANLYNKEGLPAAPFRKSAKQ from the coding sequence TTGCCAAAGCTTATTAGCAATGGCATGGTGCTGCAACATTCAGAAAAATTAAAAATATGGGGCTGGGCAGCACCGGGCGAAACCGTAATGCTGGCCTTTGAAGCTAAAACCTATAAGGCAACGGCTAATGCTACAGGAGAGTGGGTAATAGCCTTGCCACCTCATAAACCCGGAGGCCCATACAGTATGGTGTTTAGGGCGAGTAATGCCGTAACGGTAACTAACATCCTTTTTGGCGATGTATGGTTGTGCAGTGGGCAGTCGAATATGGAACTGGGTATGAACCGCCTTATGGATACCTATCCGGAAGAAGCTACTGCGGCTAACGATAACATAAGACAGTTTTTAGTACCCGATGTACCGGTGTTTAAGGGCAGGCAGGCAGACCTTGAAGCTGGTAAGTGGGATGCCGTGAGCAGCGCTACAATAGCTGATTTTTCGGGTGTAGCTTACTTTTTTGCGAAAGCGCTTTATAAAAAATATCATATTCCAGTGGGTATAATCAATTCTGCACTGGGTGGGTCTCCTGCACAGGCCTGGATAAGTGAAGACGGATTAAAAAAATTTCCTGGCTATTACAGCGAACTCCAGGAGTTTAAAGGCGATAACCTTATTGCTAAGATTAAAGAAGAAGATAAAAACAACTCTGCCTCATGGCATAAGGAACTTAATGCAAAAGATATCGGCCTAAAAAATGACTGGAAGAAAGCAGATTTTGATGATAGCAAGTGGGATGATTTTACACTTCCCGGTTACTGGGCAGATGGCGCAGCGGGTAATGTAAACGGTGCTTTTTGGTTCAGAAAAACGATAGATGTTCCGCCCGGTATGGCAGGCAAAGCAGCCAGGCTGGAACTGGGCAGGATTGTAGATGCCGATTCAGTTTTTGTTAACAATGTGTTTGTAGGCAATACCACCTACCAGTATCCGCCAAGAAAGTATAAAATAGATGCCGGCATTTTAAAGCCTGGTAAAAATACCATTGTGGTGCGGGTAATAAATAGTGGCGGTAAAGGAGGCTTTGTGTTAGACAAGCCTTACAAACTTTATGCAGGTAGTGATACCATAAACCTTGCAGGTGCCTGGAAGTACAAACAGGGGTGTACTATGCAGCCTGCTAAATCGCAGACATTTTTTACAACTAAAGCGGGCGGATTGTACAATGCCATGATTGCACCATTACAAAATTACACCATAAAAGGAGCACTGTGGTACCAGGGTGAATCGAACACCGCTAAACCGGACGAGTACTTCGAGCTGATGAAGACCCTTATTGCCGACTGGCGTTCAGGTTGGGGTAAAGAATTTCCGTTCTTGTATGTACAGTTACCTGGATTTATGGATGAGAAGAAGGAACCGGGCAATAGCAACTGGGCTACGCTGCGCGACGGGCAGGCAAAATTACTTTCAGTTAAGAATACTGCGATGGCAGTAACCCTGGATCTTGGAGAATGGAATGACATTCATCCGCTTAACAAGAAAGACGTAGGCGAAAGGCTGGCACTTAATGCAGAAAAACTGCTATATGGAGATAAGAGTATTGTGGCAAGCGGCCCTACTTTAAAAACCATAAAACGGGAAGGCAGTAAGCTCATACTTACTTATGAAAATGTAGGTACAGGGCTTACCATTAAAAATGGTGGTGCACTTAAATACTTTGCCATAGCCGGTAAAGATGGAAAATATGTTTGGGCAAAAGCTGAAATTAAAGGCGAAAATCAGGTAGTGGTATGGAGCGATGCAGTTATAGATCCTGTGTCTGTTTCGTATGCGTGGGCAGATAATCCTGCTACAGCAAATTTGTACAATAAGGAGGGTTTGCCTGCTGCGCCGTTCAGGAAAAGTGCTAAACAATAA
- a CDS encoding LacI family DNA-binding transcriptional regulator, giving the protein MSSITIKDIAKALNFSVSTISKALNNSYEISPETKKIINDYAKANNYRINRLAKSLKVGHTNSIGVIVCSYFSSTFLAQILDGIQKASQESGHDIIIMQSFENVDTEKACLESLISKGVDGILMAPVSETSNSDLLKDINQNHCPIVLFDRINSGIQTTKIGVNEYEGSLKATQHLININRKRIVFITGDKFGENNPRILGYKKALKNLDIPFNQRYMIHCNLENTEEMDARISSSIKELMELSIRPNAIFGATDVITTRTLGILAGLNIKVPEELAVIGFANTDIAFSLNPSLSTIRQPAREMGYLALTKLVEIIDAPNKRQHKFETVLLETSIQLRKSTGM; this is encoded by the coding sequence ATGAGTAGCATTACGATAAAGGATATTGCAAAGGCTTTAAATTTTTCTGTTTCTACAATTTCCAAAGCGTTAAACAACAGCTACGAAATAAGTCCGGAAACCAAGAAGATAATAAATGATTATGCCAAAGCCAATAATTACAGAATTAACAGGCTGGCAAAAAGCTTAAAAGTAGGGCACACAAATTCCATTGGGGTTATTGTGTGCTCTTATTTTAGCAGTACTTTCCTTGCGCAGATACTCGATGGCATACAAAAAGCATCTCAGGAATCTGGCCATGATATCATTATAATGCAAAGCTTTGAGAATGTAGATACCGAGAAAGCCTGCCTTGAGTCACTTATTTCTAAAGGTGTAGACGGCATACTTATGGCTCCTGTAAGCGAAACCTCAAACTCTGATTTACTTAAAGATATCAATCAAAATCATTGCCCTATTGTATTATTCGACAGGATTAACTCGGGCATCCAGACAACAAAAATAGGCGTTAACGAATATGAAGGTTCGCTAAAAGCCACACAGCACCTTATAAACATCAACAGAAAGAGGATCGTGTTTATAACGGGCGATAAGTTTGGCGAAAATAACCCAAGGATACTGGGGTATAAAAAGGCGCTGAAAAATCTTGATATCCCGTTCAACCAGCGGTATATGATACACTGCAATCTTGAAAATACCGAAGAGATGGATGCCAGGATAAGTAGCTCTATTAAGGAACTTATGGAGCTAAGCATCCGCCCGAATGCGATATTTGGCGCTACCGATGTTATTACAACACGCACACTGGGCATCTTAGCCGGCCTCAACATCAAAGTGCCGGAAGAACTGGCCGTTATTGGCTTTGCCAATACAGATATTGCTTTTTCACTAAATCCATCTTTATCTACCATCAGGCAGCCCGCCCGGGAAATGGGTTATCTGGCTCTTACAAAGCTTGTAGAGATTATAGATGCGCCTAATAAAAGACAGCACAAGTTTGAAACGGTACTATTAGAAACCTCGATCCAGTTAAGAAAATCGACCGGAATGTAG
- a CDS encoding MFS transporter: MKNTTGKYRWTICALLFFGTTINYLDRQVLSLLHPVLEKEFGWSNSDYGTITAVFQLAYAFFMLLAGRFVDKLGVKKGYTIALIVWSLGAMMHAFALEIGSFSANVLGLIGISAISVSVLGFIVSRLVLGMGESANFPAAIKATAEYFPKKERALATGIFNSGSNIGAILAPLTVPWLAYTFGWQSSFIIIGALGFVWLIFWLYYYDTPLKQKRLSKEELEYIASDTVFDKISEPEPEIKVNWLKLLTYRQTWAYTAGKFLTDGVWWFFLFWLPSYLTTQFNLTPTEITLPLAVLYTLTMVGSISGGWFPMYFINKGYASYDGRMKAMLIIAFFPLLILLIQPFGHLSYWVPALLIGVGASAHQAWSANVYSTVSDMFPKAAVASVTGIGGMAGGLSGALMSFFVGRIFDYYKSVGSISTGYTIVFTICAFSYLFAWMVMKLLVPKMKIVRL; this comes from the coding sequence ATGAAAAATACTACAGGAAAATACAGGTGGACCATTTGCGCACTGCTGTTTTTTGGCACTACCATTAACTATCTAGACAGGCAGGTACTAAGCCTGCTGCATCCTGTACTGGAAAAAGAATTTGGCTGGTCTAACTCTGATTACGGAACCATAACAGCGGTATTTCAGTTGGCATACGCATTTTTTATGCTGCTGGCAGGTCGTTTTGTAGATAAACTGGGCGTTAAAAAAGGCTATACTATTGCACTAATAGTATGGTCTTTGGGCGCTATGATGCACGCTTTTGCTTTAGAAATCGGATCTTTTTCCGCAAACGTTTTAGGACTCATTGGTATTTCAGCAATATCTGTTTCGGTACTGGGCTTTATCGTGTCGCGCCTGGTGCTGGGAATGGGAGAATCGGCTAATTTTCCGGCAGCCATCAAGGCCACCGCAGAATACTTTCCTAAAAAGGAACGTGCCCTTGCCACAGGCATCTTTAATTCGGGCTCTAACATTGGTGCCATCCTTGCACCGCTTACCGTGCCCTGGCTGGCCTATACGTTTGGGTGGCAAAGCTCGTTTATTATTATTGGGGCACTGGGCTTTGTATGGCTTATTTTCTGGCTGTACTATTATGATACCCCGTTAAAACAAAAAAGGCTCTCTAAAGAAGAACTCGAATACATAGCCAGCGATACTGTTTTTGATAAAATATCTGAACCTGAACCCGAAATAAAAGTAAACTGGCTAAAACTGCTTACCTACAGGCAAACGTGGGCCTATACAGCAGGTAAATTCCTTACCGACGGTGTGTGGTGGTTTTTTCTGTTTTGGCTGCCCTCTTACCTTACCACGCAGTTTAACCTAACCCCTACCGAGATAACCCTGCCTCTTGCTGTGCTTTATACATTAACTATGGTGGGCAGCATAAGTGGCGGATGGTTCCCTATGTATTTTATAAATAAAGGCTATGCATCTTATGACGGACGCATGAAAGCTATGCTGATCATCGCTTTTTTCCCATTGTTGATTTTGCTCATACAGCCTTTTGGTCATTTGTCATACTGGGTTCCTGCACTACTTATAGGTGTGGGTGCATCGGCACACCAGGCATGGTCTGCAAATGTATACAGCACGGTATCAGATATGTTTCCTAAGGCGGCTGTGGCAAGTGTTACGGGTATTGGTGGCATGGCGGGCGGCCTTAGCGGTGCCCTGATGTCCTTTTTTGTGGGACGAATTTTTGACTACTATAAATCTGTTGGAAGCATAAGCACCGGTTACACCATTGTATTTACAATATGTGCCTTTTCTTATCTTTTTGCCTGGATGGTAATGAAACTACTTGTACCTAAGATGAAGATTGTACGCCTGTAA
- the uxaC gene encoding glucuronate isomerase, which produces MSYFLTENFILQSDIAERLYHGFAKNQPIVDYHSHLPPDAISADKKFENITDIWLKGDHYKWRAMRALGIEERYITGDAMDREKFRKWAETVPHTLRNPLFHWTHMELKNPFGIQELLNGNSADRIYDITGELLQSDGFSTQGLLQHFNVAMVGTTDDPTDTLEHHLALKESSLKTKVLPSFRPDKIFNIHQAEEFRTYVQKLSEVSGIIINDLGSLMEAYRIRIDYFDAAGCVTSDHGLVRIPPKGSYSVSDLNSILKSVLQGDSIKNIDIKDAFTFYVMSELSKLYFYKGWVQQFHLGALRNANAHKVLVLGADTGYDTVGDYKQGETLAAFLNHLEQEGKLAKTVLYNLNPADNTLFATMTGNFQGEGIRGKIQFGSGWWFLDQLDGMTKQLNALSNQGLISTFIGMLTDSRSFLSYSRHEYFRRLLCNLFAEDIRKGYLPNDINWIGSIISDICYNNAKNYFNL; this is translated from the coding sequence ATGTCATATTTTTTAACTGAGAATTTTATCCTTCAGTCTGATATCGCAGAGCGGTTATACCACGGCTTTGCCAAAAACCAGCCAATAGTAGACTACCACTCACACCTTCCACCGGACGCAATTAGCGCCGATAAAAAGTTTGAGAATATAACTGATATCTGGCTTAAGGGCGACCATTATAAATGGCGTGCCATGCGTGCGCTTGGTATTGAAGAACGCTATATAACTGGAGATGCTATGGACAGGGAAAAGTTCCGGAAATGGGCTGAGACTGTACCGCATACATTGCGCAACCCGCTGTTTCACTGGACGCACATGGAGCTTAAAAACCCATTTGGTATCCAGGAGCTTTTAAATGGTAATAGCGCAGACCGCATTTATGATATTACAGGAGAGCTGTTACAATCTGACGGTTTTTCTACACAGGGACTGCTGCAACATTTTAATGTAGCAATGGTAGGTACCACAGATGATCCTACAGATACTTTAGAACATCATCTTGCATTGAAAGAAAGCTCGTTAAAAACTAAGGTGCTACCCTCTTTTCGTCCTGATAAGATATTTAACATCCACCAGGCAGAAGAGTTCAGAACGTATGTTCAAAAGCTTAGTGAAGTTTCGGGTATTATAATTAACGACCTCGGATCTCTAATGGAAGCCTACCGCATCCGTATAGATTATTTTGATGCGGCAGGTTGTGTAACGTCAGATCACGGGCTTGTCCGTATTCCACCAAAAGGCAGCTATTCTGTAAGTGACTTAAACAGCATATTAAAATCTGTTTTACAAGGAGATAGCATAAAAAACATTGATATTAAAGATGCTTTTACTTTTTATGTAATGTCTGAATTGTCTAAATTATATTTTTACAAAGGCTGGGTACAGCAATTCCATTTAGGGGCGTTGCGCAATGCTAATGCACACAAGGTTTTGGTACTGGGTGCCGATACCGGATATGATACCGTAGGCGACTACAAACAGGGCGAGACGCTGGCTGCCTTTCTTAACCATTTAGAACAGGAAGGAAAACTGGCGAAGACTGTACTTTACAACCTCAACCCCGCAGATAACACGCTTTTTGCAACCATGACAGGCAACTTTCAGGGTGAAGGAATACGTGGCAAAATTCAGTTTGGGTCTGGGTGGTGGTTTTTAGACCAGCTGGACGGCATGACAAAACAGCTAAATGCGCTCTCTAACCAGGGATTGATAAGCACATTTATTGGTATGCTTACAGATTCGCGCTCGTTCCTGTCGTACTCACGTCACGAGTATTTCAGGAGGCTGCTGTGCAACCTTTTTGCAGAAGACATCCGTAAGGGTTACCTGCCAAATGACATTAACTGGATAGGCAGCATTATATCAGATATATGCTACAATAATGCCAAAAATTACTTTAATTTATAA
- the uxuA gene encoding mannonate dehydratase, whose protein sequence is MGANKLEQTWRWYGPDDTVSLQDVKQAGATGIVSALHHVAHGAVWTVEEILKRKKQIEDAGLVWSVVESVPVHEAIKTRTQDAEKYLDNYRQSLKNLSTCGLKTVCYNFMPVLDWTRTKLDLEMADGSKALYFNWSDLAYFDIYILKRENAATEYPEAILELAAERNATISAEEKATLTEVILMGVPGEDSITLASLQESIDTYQKIGFDGLRQNLLFFLNAIGNVCREEGIIMTIHPDDPPYPILGLPRIASNKEDLEFIINGVNEQYNGICFCTGSLGAGAHNDIPALFDAVKHRVHFIHLRNVKRDAQGNFYEADHLDGDVNMYAVMKAIVAENSKRSTPIPFRPDHGHQMLDDLNKVTHPGYSAIGRLRGLAELRGLELGIMGQ, encoded by the coding sequence ATGGGAGCAAATAAATTAGAACAAACATGGAGATGGTATGGCCCGGATGATACTGTGAGCCTGCAAGATGTAAAACAGGCAGGAGCCACCGGCATAGTATCTGCACTGCACCATGTAGCCCACGGCGCTGTATGGACTGTGGAAGAAATTTTAAAAAGAAAAAAACAAATAGAAGATGCCGGCCTTGTATGGTCTGTAGTAGAGAGTGTACCTGTGCACGAGGCAATAAAAACCCGAACACAGGATGCCGAAAAATACCTGGACAACTACAGGCAGTCGCTAAAAAACCTGAGTACCTGCGGCCTAAAGACCGTATGCTACAACTTTATGCCGGTGCTGGACTGGACCCGTACCAAGCTTGACCTTGAAATGGCAGACGGCTCTAAGGCATTGTACTTTAACTGGTCAGACCTGGCTTATTTTGATATTTATATCCTTAAAAGGGAAAATGCCGCTACAGAATATCCTGAGGCTATTTTAGAATTAGCCGCAGAGCGCAATGCAACAATTTCTGCTGAAGAAAAAGCAACGCTTACCGAAGTGATACTAATGGGTGTTCCAGGCGAAGACAGCATAACCTTAGCCAGCTTGCAAGAAAGTATTGATACCTACCAAAAAATAGGGTTTGACGGCCTGCGCCAAAATTTGCTGTTTTTCCTTAATGCTATAGGTAATGTTTGTAGAGAAGAAGGTATTATAATGACCATCCACCCTGACGACCCGCCTTACCCTATTTTAGGGCTGCCCAGGATAGCCAGCAATAAAGAAGATCTTGAATTTATCATCAATGGTGTTAACGAACAGTATAATGGTATCTGTTTCTGCACGGGTTCGTTAGGTGCAGGTGCACATAATGATATCCCTGCCCTATTTGATGCCGTAAAACACCGTGTACATTTTATACACCTGCGTAACGTAAAGAGGGATGCACAGGGCAATTTTTATGAAGCAGACCACCTTGACGGTGATGTAAATATGTATGCTGTAATGAAAGCTATAGTAGCCGAAAACAGTAAACGAAGCACCCCTATCCCTTTCAGGCCAGATCATGGCCACCAAATGCTGGACGACCTTAACAAGGTTACACATCCGGGCTATTCTGCTATTGGTAGATTGCGGGGGCTTGCCGAATTAAGGGGGCTTGAACTTGGCATTATGGGCCAATAA
- a CDS encoding SDR family oxidoreductase produces the protein MSVIDTFSLRGKVIVVTGGTGVLGESFIKAIAEAGGKIAILGRNEERAKERVAQAEALGAEAIAVTANVLDENEVIRAREEILARFGTIDGLVNAAGGNIPGATIGPDQNLFDSDITDTIKAIELNLYGTIIPTHIFGRVIAEKGKGSIVNISSLAASQAITRGLGYNVAKHGVDGYTKWMASEMSLRYGDKVRVNCIAPGVFLTEQNRTLLTNPDGSFTERAQKFVSGTPFSRLGDPQELAGTLVYLLSDASGFVNGERIFVDGGFNAWSGV, from the coding sequence ATGAGTGTTATAGATACATTTTCCCTTCGCGGAAAAGTGATTGTGGTAACGGGCGGCACGGGCGTTTTGGGCGAATCGTTCATAAAAGCCATTGCAGAAGCCGGAGGAAAAATAGCCATTTTAGGCCGAAATGAAGAAAGGGCAAAAGAGCGTGTGGCACAGGCAGAGGCACTGGGCGCCGAAGCCATTGCTGTAACAGCTAATGTACTGGATGAAAATGAGGTTATCCGTGCACGGGAAGAGATACTTGCACGTTTTGGTACGATTGATGGCCTTGTAAATGCAGCAGGGGGCAATATTCCCGGTGCAACCATTGGCCCGGACCAGAACCTGTTTGATTCGGATATAACAGATACCATAAAAGCCATAGAGCTTAACCTGTACGGTACCATTATCCCTACCCATATTTTTGGCCGTGTAATTGCCGAAAAAGGTAAAGGATCTATCGTAAACATATCATCGCTTGCCGCGAGCCAGGCCATTACACGCGGACTGGGCTATAATGTTGCCAAACACGGCGTAGACGGCTACACAAAATGGATGGCTTCTGAAATGTCGCTTCGTTATGGCGATAAGGTGCGTGTTAACTGTATTGCCCCGGGGGTATTCCTTACTGAGCAAAACCGTACCCTGCTTACCAACCCTGATGGCAGCTTTACCGAAAGAGCACAGAAGTTTGTAAGCGGTACACCGTTTTCACGCCTGGGTGACCCGCAGGAATTAGCAGGTACGTTAGTATATCTGCTGAGCGATGCATCTGGTTTTGTTAACGGCGAAAGAATTTTTGTAGATGGTGGTTTTAATGCCTGGAGCGGCGTATAA